The nucleotide sequence TCTGCCATGGTAAGGTCGCGCACGTCGTGACTCATGCCGTCCTCCTGAGGGCTCGTTGTAGGGTGACTACTCGATGAAGTCCTTCAGCCGCTTGCTGCGGCTGGGGTGTCGCAGCTTGCGTAGCGCCTTTGCCTCAATCTGCCGGATGCGCTCACGGGTGACCCCGAACTCCCGCCCCACCTCTTCCAGCGTGCGCGGCCGGCCGTCGTCCAGGCCGAACCTCAGTCTCAGCACCTTACGCTCGCGCGGGGTCAGGGTTTCAAGCACGCCCTCTAGCTGCTCCTTGAGCATCGTGAACGAGGCGGCCTCTGCCGGCGCCAGCGCGTCGTGGTCCTCGATGAAGTCGCCCAGGTGGCTGTCTTCCTCCTCGCCGATGGGCGTTTCTAGCGAGATCGGCTCCTGGGCGATCTTGTTGATCTCGCGCACCCGCTCCACCGACAGGCCCATCGCCGCGGAGATCTCCTCGGGGCTAGGCTCGCGCCCCAGTTCCTGCAACAGCTGCCGCGAGATGCGCACCAGCTTGTTGATGGTCTCGACCATATGAACCGGGATACGGATCGTCCGCGCCTGGTCGGCCAGCGCGCGTGTGATCGCCTGCCTGATCCACCAGGTGGCATATGTGCTGAACTTGTACCCCTTGCGCCAGTCGAACTTCTCGACGGCGCGGATCAGCCCCAGGTTGCCCTCCTGGATGAGGTCCAGGAACAGCATCCCCCGGCCCACGTATTTCTTGGCAATCGAGACAACTAGCCGAAGGTTGGCCTCGATCAGTCGCCGCTTGGCCTCCTCATCGCCTTTCTCCATCCGCTGCGCCAGCGAAACCTCTTGCGGCTGGGTGAGCAGCGATACCTTGCCGATCTCCTTGAGGTACATACGGACGGGATCGTCAATCGAGATCCCCTCCGGGGGCTTGATAGCGGACTCGGCCTCCTCCTCGACCTCGCGCTTCGGCCTGGCCTCGGCCTCCTTGGCGTCCTCCACTATCTCGATCCCCTGCTCTGCCAGGATCGCGTAGAGCCGGTCTACCTGGTCCACGTTCTGCTCTATCTCGGGGAACTGCTCGAGGATGTCGTCGTGCGTCAAGAACCCACGCTTGCGCCCGAGCTCAACGAGCGCCCGCAGCTCGGGCGTTAGCTCCTCGGTGCTCACCTGGACTTGCGGCTTCTTCTTCGCCATCCCCCAACCTGACTCGTTCCTGGCACGGCGTCTAGTTTCGCCGCCGCCCCGCCGTGATCAGCTCCGCGTAGGCAGCCTGGAGCCGTCGAAGCTCTGTCTCATCCCCGCACGCCTGGGCCGCCTGAAGGGCCACCCACAGTCGCTCTCGCTCAGCCGCCGCGGGGCTGGTGTGCACCAGGTAGCGCACTGCCTCGGCAGCGGCCCGGTCCTTGTCCCTCTCGGTCACCGGCGGCGGTTCAAACGCCAGCCGCACCAGCAGAACCGAAGCCGCGTCATCCAGCCCCTCGCGCAGCGTGCCTGCGTCCGCATCCGGCGACACCAGCAGTGCCGTCGCCAGAGCCCGGTGCGCCGGAACGGAAAACGCGTCGGCGTCCAGCACCCGGGCGATCTCCGTCCTGCGGCCCGGTTCCGCCACCATCAGGTGCAGCAGCAACCGCTCCGCTTCCTCCCGGGCCCGGTCGCCGCTCGGCGTCATCGCGCCCCGTTGCTGTGTGGGAGAGCGCCCTGACCGCTTGCGCGAGCGCAAGCGCTGGCGCAGGGCATCCTCGGGCACCGCAAACCGTCCGGCCAGCGCGCGCAGGTACTCTGCCGCACGAACCGGATTCGCGACCATCTGAATAACATCCAACATTTCGTCAACAAGCGCGAGTTTCCCTTCCCTCGTATCGGGATCATGGCGGAGAGCGGCGGCCTCGAGGCGGTACTCGAACATGGGGAGCGCACCGGCCAGCAGATGGCCGAATGCCTCGGCGCCATGGCGCCGCAAGTAGGCGTCGGGATCCTCGCCCGACGGCAGGACGGCGACGCGAACCGATACCTCCGCTTCCTCACACAGCGCCAGGCCGCGCTCGGCCGCCGCTGCTCCGGCCTGGTCCGGATCGTACATGAGCACGGCGCGCTGCGCGAACCGCCTGAGCAGGCCAACCTGATCGGCGGTAAGTGCGGTTCCTAGAGAAGCCACCGCATTGCAGAACCCAAACTGGTGGCAGGCCAGGACATCCATGTAGCCTTCCACCACGAGGACCTCTCCTCGCTCCCGAATCGCGTCGCGGGCAGGACCGAGCGCATAGAGCAACCTGCCCTTGGAGAACGCAGGGGTCTCCTTCGAGTTCAGGTACTTGGGTTCGGCGTCGTCAAGCGCGCGGCCGCCGAAGGCCACCACACGGTCCTGAAGGTCCAGGATCGGGAACATTAGGCGGTCGCGAAACACATCGTAGTACCCCCCGCTGGCCCGCGGTGCTGCGAGACCGGCCTGCTCCAGCAGCGCTGCCGGATAGCCCCGGGCCTGGAGCGCGACCAGCATGCCATCCCATCCCGGCGCCGCGTAGCCGAGGTGAAACGCACTGGCGATTTCCTCGCTCACCCCTCGCCGCGCCAGGTATGCCCGCGCCTTTCGCCCTGCCGAGGCAAGCATTGCCTGGAAGTGGTCGCGGGCGGCGTCCAGCGCGCGCAGGATCTGCTCCCGCTCCGACGCCCGCTGCGCGGCATCAGGCGAGGTTTCGACCTCAATGCCTGCCCGCCGGCCTAGCTCCGCCGCGGCCTCCATGAAGTTGAGGTTGGCGGAGCGCATCAAGAAGTCGAAGATGTCGCCGCCTGCGCCGCAGCCGAAGCAGTGAAACAGCCCCCGCTCAGGGTCTACGTGGAATGACGGCGTCTTCTCCTGGTGGAACGGGCAGAGCCCCTTGTAGTAACGGCCGGACTTCTTCAGCGAGGCATGGCTCGAGATCAGGGCGACGATGTCGGTCCGCCGCCTGATCTCCTCCTTGGTCTCACCCGCAATCCACCCGCGACTCATTGCCCTCCTGGGTCCTCATCCGCTCAACCCTCAAGTACCTGTCGTTATGCCCGGGGGCCCTCCGCCTCCTCCTTCTGGCGGCGGGCCTCGGCCACGAGCCGTTCAGCCACGTGACCGGGAACCGGATCGTAGTGGGAGAACGTGGCAGTAAACGAGCCGCGCCCTCCGGTAATAGATCGCAGATCCGAGGCATACCGCAGGACCTCTCCCTGGGGAACCTGGGCTTTCACGATCGTCGTGCCGTCTCCCTGCGATTCCATGCCGCTGATGCGGGCGCGCTTGGAGTTCAGATCGCCGATGATGTCGCCCATCAACGCCTCAGGGACGTGGACGGCCAGGTCCAGGATCGGCTCCAGCAGGGTCAACCCGGCCTGCGCCGCCGCCTCCTTGACCGCCAGCGCGCCAGCGAGCTGGAAGGCGATGTCCGATGAGTCCACATCGTGGTACTTCCCATCCACGAGCGTGACCCTGACATCCACTACCTGGTACCCGGCCAGGATGCCCTCCTCGAGTGCCTTGCGGGCACCCTTCTCGACCGAGGGGATGTACTGGTTGGGTATCGCTCCGCCGAAGATCTTGTCCACGAACTCAAACCCGCTGCCGCGCGGAAGCGGCTCCATCTCCACGAAGCACACCCCGTACTGCCCGCGTCCGCCGCTCTGCTTGACGTGCCGGCCCTGTGCCTTGCCTCGGCCCTTGACGGTCTCCCGGTAGGGCACACGCGGGGGCGCGAGCACCACGTCCACGCCAAACTTGCGCCGCAGCCGGTCGGCCATGATCTCCAGGTGGGACTCGCCCATGCCCGAGATCACGGTCTGCTTGAGCTCCGGATCGCGGCGGACGCTGAACGTTGGGTCCTCTTCTGCCAGGCGGTGCAGGGCGCTGCCCATCTTGTCCTCGTCGGCCTTGCTCTTGGGCTCGATCGCCATCGAGATCGCGGGCTGTGGAAACACCACCGGCGCCAGGCGGACCGGCGCATCCTTGGAGCACAGCGTGTCCCCGGTGGCGGTGTCGGCCAGCTTGGCCACGGCGCCGATGTCTCCCGGGCATACCTGCGGGGTGGCTTCCTGTTGCTTGCCGCGCAGATGATAGAGCTGGCCCACCCGTTCAGTCTTGTCGCGGGACGCGTTGAACACCTGGGAGTCCGACGCGAAGGTCCCGCCGTAGACGCGGAAGTACGACAGCCTGCCCACGTAGGGATCGGCCATGGTCTTGAACACCAGGGCGGCAAACGGACCTGCCTCGGACGGCTCAACAGGAACCTCTGATCCGTTTCGCGGGTGGGTGCCGGAGGCCGGGCCGCGGTGGGCCGGGGAGGGCAGGAGGTCAACGATCGCCGACAACACCTGGCCCACGCCAATCCGCCTGGTGGCGGAGGCGGGCATGGCAGGCACGATCTTGCCGGCACGGACCCCGGCGATCAGACCACGCCGGATCTCCTCGTCGCTCAACGCGCCTGCTTCCAGGTACTTCTCGAGAAGCGCATCGTCGCTCTCGGCGGCCAGCTCCATCAGCCGCTCGCGAGCGGCCGCCGCCTCCTCTTTCAGTTCGGCGGGCAGCTCCCGGACGGATTCTTGCCCGTCGCGCACGGTGTACGCCTTCATCGAGAGCACATCCGCTACCCCGCAGAGCCCTGCCTCCGCACCGATCGGCAGGAGCAGCGGGATGATCTGCCTCCCAAACCTGGCATTCAACCCTTCCATGGTCTGGGAGAAGCTGGCGTGCTCGCGGTCGAGACGGTTCACGACAACCATCCGGGCCAGGCCCTGCTCATTCGCACGCGCCCATGCCTGCTCGGTCTGCACCTCCACGCCGGCCCTTGCGTCCACGACCACCAGCGCGCCCTCGCAGACGCGCAGCGCGCCGACCATCTCGCCCGCGAAGTCCGGGTATCCAGGTGTGTCAATCAGGTTGACCTTGGCGCCCTCCCACTCCAGTGGGGCCAGCGATGCGTTGATGGTGTGCTTGCGCCTGATCTCCTCCGGATCGAAGTCCGTTGTGGTCGTGCCGTCGTCCACACGGCCCTGGCGATCTATGGCCCCCGTGCGAAAGAGCATCGCCTCCACCAGGGTAGTCTTGCCCGTTCCCCCGTGCCCGACGACGGCGATGTTCCTTATCTGGTCCGGACTGTAGCGCTTCAAGGTCATCCTCCTCCAATGATCGCCGTGCGAGCCGCTAGTAGCCCCGCTCGGCATCCACGACGTTGAGCATCGGCGCCCCGATCAGGTACCTGCGGAGATTCTCGCAGAACAGGGGAATCGCCCGGTCGAAGTAGGCCGGAGAGGCGCCTGAGACGTGCGGCGTTATGATAACGTTCTCCATGTCGTACAACGGGCTTTCCGGGGACAGAGGCTCGCGTTCAAAGACATCGAGGCCGGCGCCGGCGATCACTCCGCCACGCAGGGCCGCGATCAGCGCCTCCTCCACCACCACGGGACCGCGTCCCACGTTGATCAGCACGGCCGACCGCTTCATCAGCGAGAGGGCCCGGGCGTCGATCAGACCTCGGGTCTGGCGCGTGAGCGGAAGCAGCACCACCACGTAGTCTGCATCTCTCAGGACCTGGTCCGTACCCTCCGGCGGCAGGACGCGCTCCACGTAGGGCATCGCCTCCGGTATCCGCTTGGTTCCGATCACCCGCATGCCGAACGCCGAGGCCCGGCGCGACAGGGCGCGCCCGATGGCGCCCAGCCCCAGCACGCCCAGGACCTGGCCCTCGACCTCTCCGCCCACGCAGGCCGCCCTATCCCACCGGCGAACCGACTGGAGTCGGACGGCCACGTGCAGACGCCTGGAGAACGCCAGCACCAGGGCCATCACGTGCTCGGGCAGCACCGTGGAGTGAATCCCAACGCTGCTCGTTAGAATGACGCGTCCTTCAACCACGGCCGGGACCAGCAGCCCGTCCACTCCGGCGGCGGTGGCGTGGATCCAGCGTAGCCGCTCGGCCCGGTCCAGCACCGGTTGGGGGATCTGCCAGGCGACGATAACGTCGGCCTCCGCGGCCAGGGTTTGGGCGTGCTCGGGGCCGGTCGCGGCCATCACGCGGACGCGTGGATCCACGGCGCGGATCGCGTCAAGGTGACGTTCCTCCACCCTGGACAGCACCAGCACCGTCAGCGCGTCGGTGCTCACGATCGCGTACCTCTCCTCAGGCAACCGGGGCCTCGCCTGCCGGGGCGGAGGCCTCCAGCAGGCGGCAGATCACAAACTGCCTGTCGAGCGCCGCCAGGAACCATCCGGCCTGGGGACCCGACTCCTTGCCCAGAAACGCCAGATAGATAGCTCCGAACGCCGCCTTCGGCGCGAGCCCGAGCTCCCCCTTCATCGCGTGTATGGCCCCGTGCAGCGAGTCACCGTCCACCGCCTCCCTGACCAGAGGGACCAGGGCGGCCAGGAACGCGCGCTGCTCGGGCGAAAGCCCAGAAGCGGCCTGAGGCAAGGTCGTCTGAACCTCGAACCTGTAATCCTCGGGAGCGTAGGACTTCAGCCACCGGCGCACATCGGCAAGCCGTGCGGCCAGTTCGCGCCGGTCCTCCTCGGTCAGGGGGGCGTCCTTCCCGCGCTCGGCTTCCCTCTCCAAATCCGCGCTCGGGATCTGGCTCAGGTGGGCCACCCGGGTGAAGCGGAGGCGGAAGACGCCTGCCTGCGGCTCACAGGCGTGCGCGTAGTAGAAGGTCCGCGCGAGGTCAGGGTCATCTTCACGGCCTGCGTGCGCACGCGCCGCCCGATCGAACTCATCGTACAGCAGGGGTATCGTCTCCCCCGATGGGTCGAAATCCACGTGCTGACGGTAGTGAGGCCGGACCATGGTGAACCGGGCCAGCTCGGGCCGCAGGACCTCTGCGAACTCGACCGCGGCCATTCCCACCCCCTTGCTGGAGGCCATCTTCCGGCCGCCCACCAGGAACCACTCGTAGGGTATCGAGAACGGGCGCGGGGATCCGTAGACGGCTTCAACGATCGCGCCCGCCCGATCGAAGCTGCCTCCCCGGGTCATGTGGTCCTTTCCGGCGCCCTCCACGGTCACGCCTAAGACGTGCCACTTGGCCGCCCATTCGGTGACGTACTGAAGCTTGCCGCCCCCGCCGAAAGGCGAGCGCCGGCCCTCGTGCCCGCACCCCTGCGCCCAGGCCACCTTGTCCGGACGGCACGCGTAGGAAACCTGGTCGCCGTCCCAGCCGGTAACCACGGTGGTGCCGATCTTGCCGCAGGACTTGCATATGACCTGGAACGGATGGCGCTCGGCCTTCCGGCTCCCGCTGATCGCGCGGTCAATCTCGATGATCTCCTCCGCCCGGTCCAGCGCGATCCGGATCGCAGCGTCGAGCACCCCTGAGCCGTACAGCTCGCTCGTCCAGTAGATCCGGGGGGTTGCACCGAGCCGGGTGAAGACGCGTGTGAACTCGTCCGCGTAGTATCGCGCGAAGCTGGGCGCCTCGGCTGGATCAGGAGAAGGCACGTTGCACAGGGGCACGCCCAGGTAGGGCGCAAGGTCCTCGTGGCCGGCAGGCAGGCCGTCCATGGGATCGAGGTCGTCGTAGCCGTAGCGGAACTCAACGGACACGCCTCGGTCCCGCAGCGCGCGGGTCACGCAATCATGCAGGATCACGCCGCGCAGGGAGCCCACGTGGACGCGGCCCGACGGGCTCTTGGCGTCGTTGACAACGTGGCGCGGCTCAGCACGAGCCGCCAGGATCTCCTCGGCCAGAAGATCAACCCACACGGCAGGCCACTTCCTCCTCCGGCGCACAGCCGGGCATCGAACGCACCAGCAACCTAACAGGGGAAATGACTGGTACTGGCGATGCGCTGGACGTCATGGTTATCTTCGCGCCGGGGCCGGGGACTTCCTCCGAACAGCCATCCAGACAGGGACGGAACGGGCAGGCCGCCTACGGCGGCCTGCCCGCCGTCATCTAGGGTCCGGAGCTACTTGACCGCGGCCTTGAGATCCTTCCCAGCGGTGAACGCCGGCACCTTCTTGGCCGGGATCTTGATCTTGGCGCCGGTCTGCGGGTTGCGGCCCTCGCGCGCCTTCCGCTTGCGCACCAGGAAGGTGCCAAAGCCGACCAGGGTCACCTTCTCACCCTTGCGCAAGGCGCCGGTGATCAGATCCAGCGCCATGTTGAACACCTCGAGCGCGTTCTTCTTGGTGGCGCCCGTCTTGTCGGCGACCTTATCGATGAGCTGTTCCTTGTTCATTCGTCCCCTCCTCACGAACCCCAGATGTCGCACCGGCGCGGTGCGCCGCGATTCCGATTCTCGCAGACCCTACCGTATTCCTGCTTCCAGCCGCCCCGGGAACCGAAACCCGCATCCCGCACGGCGCGGGGACTATGGAGCCCACCTCTTGGGAAGAACACAAGGGAACGGGGTTCTTCCCATCCACGGGCCAAGCCGATAGCCGCCTGGCCCCTCGATAAGGGCAAACCCGTCGTGAGGCGGGGACGCAAAGCCGCGGGACCGGCCCAAACCGGTCAGCCGGGCTACCGAAAGGGGCGGGAGCATGAACCGAACCGGACAGCGCGGCCCCGGCTCACTGATCGCGCGCACGCTGTTGATAGCCGCCCTGCTTGCCACCACAATCCCGTCAGAGATCTCCGGAGCGACCGAGCCAATCACGCCGATCGCCATACTCCCGGACGATGACGAACCGGATCCCCAGGAGCAGGACCCAGGAGCCGTCGTGATCCAGCCTGCAGACACCGGGGAAGACGACGTTGGGCCTCCTCACAGGCGTGAGCCTGCAAGACAGCAACCAACCCCTGCAGCCACCTCCCTCCTGATCGGCGTCCAGAGCGACATCCAGCCGGACACGGAACCTGCGATCCGGCGGCGCGAAATCGCGCTGATGCAGAATGCCGGGATCGCATGGGTCCGCATCGTACTCAACTGGTACGCGGCCGAACCCAGCAAGGGCGAGTACAACGAGGAGTACCTGAAGGGTCTGGAGTCACTGGTTGACGAGATCCGCGGCGCCGGGATGCGCGTGATGCTACTCGTCCTCGCCACGCCTCCCTGGGCCAACCCCCGCGGATGGGACGCCCCGCCCCTGCGCATGCGCGACCTGGGCGACTTCGTAGGCTACGCCGTTCGCCGCTTCTCTTCGCGCGTCAAGCACTGGGAGATCTGGAACGAGCCCGACTGGCACGAGTTCTGGAAGCCCGTCCCAGACGTCCGCGGCTTCGTCGAGATGCTCCGGGAGGCATACACCAAGGGTAAGGCCGCCGACCCCCAGGCCACCTTCATCTCGGGCGGCCTCGCAGGCAACAATACCGGCTACCTACGACAGATGTATGCCCTGGGCGCCCAACCCTTCTTCGACGTCCTCGGCGTCCACCCATACGTCTTCCAGCGCAGCCCCGACGAGGTCCACCCCAACGTCCGCAACTCCTTCCACGGGCTGGGAGAGCTGCGTAAGATCATGGTCGCCAACGGCGACGGTGCCAAGCCCATCTGGATCACCGAGATGTCCTGGCCCACCAACCGCCGCGCTCCTGGCGCCACCGGCGATTGGGCTGAGGGCGTCAGCCACGCCACCCAGGCCGCCTACCTGTCGCGCGCATACGAGAAGATCGCAGCGGAGTATCCCTTCGTCCAGGTCGCCATGTGGTACAACCTCCGCGACAAGGGCACCAACCCCACCCTCGCCTACCACAACTACGGCCTCGTCCACCACAACTTCGAGCCCAAACCCGCCTTCTTCGCGCTGCAACGGCAGGCCCGGACCGCGGCCGCCCCGGTAGCTCCCAGGCCCTAGACAGCCACACGCTCGGCCGGCCCTCCCCCCGGGAGAAGGACCTCGCCCCGCGCACGTGGAATCGGCCTGGCAAGGTTCGTGAGGGGAGACGACGACAACCGGCATGCTCGTGCCGCACCCCAACAGAGATGGCTCTACGCGCGTGCCAGCCGCGGCTCAGCGGCGGGCAGCGATCAGCCGCCCGGCTGCGGGCAGCGTGGTCATCCCGCTCATCGCCGCCGTCATGGCACTGGCCGTGCAAGCCGGAAGCCCAGGGTACGCCGCGCCCGCAATTCCCATCTACGGCGTCCACAGCGACATCGAGCCGTTCACACCCCCTGCCTTTCGGCAGCGGGAGATCCGCCTGATGCGGGACGCCGGCGTGACCTGGGTGCGCCTGGGAATGAGCTGGAAAGCGGCCGAGCCCGTTCGGGGAAGGTACGACGAGTACTATCTCTCGGGCCTGGAGGCGGCCATTGACGAAATCCGGGCGGCGGGGATGCGTGTGTTCCTGCTGGTGTTGGTGACGCCCGAATGGGCAAATCCCGCCGGACCTGACTACCCGCCGCTGCGGATGCGAGACATGGGTGACTTCGTAGGCTATGCGGTCCGCCGCTTCTCCTCCCGCGTCAAGCACTGGGAAATATGGAACGAACCCGACT is from Armatimonadota bacterium and encodes:
- the rpoD gene encoding RNA polymerase sigma factor RpoD, with translation MAKKKPQVQVSTEELTPELRALVELGRKRGFLTHDDILEQFPEIEQNVDQVDRLYAILAEQGIEIVEDAKEAEARPKREVEEEAESAIKPPEGISIDDPVRMYLKEIGKVSLLTQPQEVSLAQRMEKGDEEAKRRLIEANLRLVVSIAKKYVGRGMLFLDLIQEGNLGLIRAVEKFDWRKGYKFSTYATWWIRQAITRALADQARTIRIPVHMVETINKLVRISRQLLQELGREPSPEEISAAMGLSVERVREINKIAQEPISLETPIGEEEDSHLGDFIEDHDALAPAEAASFTMLKEQLEGVLETLTPRERKVLRLRFGLDDGRPRTLEEVGREFGVTRERIRQIEAKALRKLRHPSRSKRLKDFIE
- a CDS encoding DNA primase, whose translation is MSRGWIAGETKEEIRRRTDIVALISSHASLKKSGRYYKGLCPFHQEKTPSFHVDPERGLFHCFGCGAGGDIFDFLMRSANLNFMEAAAELGRRAGIEVETSPDAAQRASEREQILRALDAARDHFQAMLASAGRKARAYLARRGVSEEIASAFHLGYAAPGWDGMLVALQARGYPAALLEQAGLAAPRASGGYYDVFRDRLMFPILDLQDRVVAFGGRALDDAEPKYLNSKETPAFSKGRLLYALGPARDAIRERGEVLVVEGYMDVLACHQFGFCNAVASLGTALTADQVGLLRRFAQRAVLMYDPDQAGAAAAERGLALCEEAEVSVRVAVLPSGEDPDAYLRRHGAEAFGHLLAGALPMFEYRLEAAALRHDPDTREGKLALVDEMLDVIQMVANPVRAAEYLRALAGRFAVPEDALRQRLRSRKRSGRSPTQQRGAMTPSGDRAREEAERLLLHLMVAEPGRRTEIARVLDADAFSVPAHRALATALLVSPDADAGTLREGLDDAASVLLVRLAFEPPPVTERDKDRAAAEAVRYLVHTSPAAAERERLWVALQAAQACGDETELRRLQAAYAELITAGRRRN
- the fusA gene encoding elongation factor G → MKRYSPDQIRNIAVVGHGGTGKTTLVEAMLFRTGAIDRQGRVDDGTTTTDFDPEEIRRKHTINASLAPLEWEGAKVNLIDTPGYPDFAGEMVGALRVCEGALVVVDARAGVEVQTEQAWARANEQGLARMVVVNRLDREHASFSQTMEGLNARFGRQIIPLLLPIGAEAGLCGVADVLSMKAYTVRDGQESVRELPAELKEEAAAARERLMELAAESDDALLEKYLEAGALSDEEIRRGLIAGVRAGKIVPAMPASATRRIGVGQVLSAIVDLLPSPAHRGPASGTHPRNGSEVPVEPSEAGPFAALVFKTMADPYVGRLSYFRVYGGTFASDSQVFNASRDKTERVGQLYHLRGKQQEATPQVCPGDIGAVAKLADTATGDTLCSKDAPVRLAPVVFPQPAISMAIEPKSKADEDKMGSALHRLAEEDPTFSVRRDPELKQTVISGMGESHLEIMADRLRRKFGVDVVLAPPRVPYRETVKGRGKAQGRHVKQSGGRGQYGVCFVEMEPLPRGSGFEFVDKIFGGAIPNQYIPSVEKGARKALEEGILAGYQVVDVRVTLVDGKYHDVDSSDIAFQLAGALAVKEAAAQAGLTLLEPILDLAVHVPEALMGDIIGDLNSKRARISGMESQGDGTTIVKAQVPQGEVLRYASDLRSITGGRGSFTATFSHYDPVPGHVAERLVAEARRQKEEAEGPRA
- a CDS encoding D-2-hydroxyacid dehydrogenase, which encodes MPEERYAIVSTDALTVLVLSRVEERHLDAIRAVDPRVRVMAATGPEHAQTLAAEADVIVAWQIPQPVLDRAERLRWIHATAAGVDGLLVPAVVEGRVILTSSVGIHSTVLPEHVMALVLAFSRRLHVAVRLQSVRRWDRAACVGGEVEGQVLGVLGLGAIGRALSRRASAFGMRVIGTKRIPEAMPYVERVLPPEGTDQVLRDADYVVVLLPLTRQTRGLIDARALSLMKRSAVLINVGRGPVVVEEALIAALRGGVIAGAGLDVFEREPLSPESPLYDMENVIITPHVSGASPAYFDRAIPLFCENLRRYLIGAPMLNVVDAERGY
- the lysS gene encoding lysine--tRNA ligase, with the protein product MLGCWCVRCPAVRRRRKWPAVWVDLLAEEILAARAEPRHVVNDAKSPSGRVHVGSLRGVILHDCVTRALRDRGVSVEFRYGYDDLDPMDGLPAGHEDLAPYLGVPLCNVPSPDPAEAPSFARYYADEFTRVFTRLGATPRIYWTSELYGSGVLDAAIRIALDRAEEIIEIDRAISGSRKAERHPFQVICKSCGKIGTTVVTGWDGDQVSYACRPDKVAWAQGCGHEGRRSPFGGGGKLQYVTEWAAKWHVLGVTVEGAGKDHMTRGGSFDRAGAIVEAVYGSPRPFSIPYEWFLVGGRKMASSKGVGMAAVEFAEVLRPELARFTMVRPHYRQHVDFDPSGETIPLLYDEFDRAARAHAGREDDPDLARTFYYAHACEPQAGVFRLRFTRVAHLSQIPSADLEREAERGKDAPLTEEDRRELAARLADVRRWLKSYAPEDYRFEVQTTLPQAASGLSPEQRAFLAALVPLVREAVDGDSLHGAIHAMKGELGLAPKAAFGAIYLAFLGKESGPQAGWFLAALDRQFVICRLLEASAPAGEAPVA
- a CDS encoding HU family DNA-binding protein, with translation MNKEQLIDKVADKTGATKKNALEVFNMALDLITGALRKGEKVTLVGFGTFLVRKRKAREGRNPQTGAKIKIPAKKVPAFTAGKDLKAAVK